From a region of the Streptococcus ruminantium genome:
- a CDS encoding NUDIX hydrolase encodes MTKKPVQLATICYIDNGREFLLLHRNKKENDVHQGKWIGVGGKLEAGETPQACAIREVFEETGLTVTQHALKGIITFPDFTPNCDWYTYVFKITGFEGNLIECSEGDLEWVPYDQVLSKPTWEGDRHFQEWLLENRPFFSACFRYDGDKLLEYSVDFYEE; translated from the coding sequence ATGACAAAGAAACCAGTCCAACTAGCAACTATTTGTTACATTGATAATGGCAGGGAGTTCCTCTTACTTCATCGCAATAAGAAAGAAAATGATGTCCACCAAGGAAAATGGATCGGGGTAGGTGGCAAGCTAGAGGCCGGTGAAACACCGCAAGCATGTGCTATTCGTGAAGTTTTCGAGGAGACAGGTCTCACCGTCACCCAGCATGCACTAAAAGGGATTATCACCTTTCCAGATTTTACGCCAAATTGCGACTGGTACACCTATGTTTTTAAGATTACCGGTTTTGAAGGGAACTTAATTGAATGTAGCGAAGGAGATTTGGAATGGGTGCCCTACGACCAGGTCTTATCCAAGCCGACTTGGGAGGGAGATCGGCATTTTCAAGAATGGTTGCTGGAGAATCGTCCGTTTTTCTCTGCCTGTTTCCGCTATGATGGTGATAAACTGCTCGAATACAGTGTGGATTTCTACGAAGAATAG
- the folE gene encoding GTP cyclohydrolase I FolE gives MSKQEQIEQTIYQLLELLGEDPKREGLLDTPKRVAKMYLEMFSGLQEDPKDQFTAVFSEGHEEVVLVKDIPFHSMCEHHLVPFYGIAHVAYIPSKGRVTGLSKLARAVEVASRRPQLQERLTYQVAHALQDALNPEGVFVMVEAEHMCMSMRGIRKPGSKTVTTVALGKYKEDAILRRELLSMIHNK, from the coding sequence ATGTCAAAACAAGAACAAATTGAACAAACTATCTATCAATTACTGGAATTACTAGGAGAAGATCCCAAGCGTGAAGGTTTATTAGATACACCAAAACGTGTCGCAAAAATGTATCTCGAAATGTTTAGCGGTTTACAGGAAGATCCAAAAGATCAATTTACGGCCGTCTTTTCCGAAGGGCATGAGGAAGTCGTTTTAGTCAAGGATATTCCTTTCCACTCTATGTGCGAACACCATCTGGTCCCCTTTTATGGTATCGCTCATGTTGCCTATATTCCAAGCAAAGGACGGGTAACAGGCCTAAGCAAACTGGCACGGGCGGTAGAAGTGGCCAGTCGCCGTCCACAGTTACAAGAACGTTTGACCTATCAAGTCGCTCACGCTCTACAAGATGCTCTTAATCCAGAAGGAGTTTTTGTTATGGTAGAAGCCGAACATATGTGTATGAGTATGCGTGGTATTCGTAAGCCGGGTAGCAAGACAGTGACAACTGTAGCTCTAGGTAAATACAAGGAGGATGCTATTTTGCGCCGTGAACTTTTATCCATGATTCATAACAAATAG
- the folP gene encoding dihydropteroate synthase, with protein sequence MSLERLAKQVSIMGILNVTPDSFSDGGSYNEIETALAQAGRLLAAGAKVIDVGGESTRPGATFVTEEEEIARVVPIIRALKEKYDCLISIDTYKTGTARAALEAGADILNDVWAGLYDGKMLALAAEYQVPIILMHNQKEESYQDIVSEVRDFLIQRAQAALAAGVAPDKIWLDPGFGFSKNVQHNLDLLQGLDQLTNLGYPVLFGISRKRVVDHLLGGNTLSTDRDQATAALSAWAIMKGCKMVRVHNVEANNDLVKVWDQLISGGENG encoded by the coding sequence ATGTCACTCGAACGATTAGCTAAACAAGTATCTATAATGGGAATCCTCAATGTAACACCAGATTCCTTTTCAGATGGTGGAAGTTATAATGAAATTGAAACTGCTCTAGCCCAAGCAGGGCGATTATTAGCAGCAGGTGCAAAGGTGATTGATGTCGGTGGCGAATCAACTCGTCCAGGTGCTACATTTGTTACAGAAGAAGAAGAGATTGCCCGTGTAGTTCCAATCATTCGTGCGCTCAAGGAAAAATATGACTGCCTGATTAGTATTGATACCTATAAAACAGGAACCGCTCGAGCAGCTCTAGAGGCTGGGGCGGATATTCTCAATGATGTTTGGGCAGGTCTCTATGATGGGAAGATGCTCGCCTTGGCTGCTGAGTATCAGGTCCCCATCATTCTCATGCACAATCAAAAAGAGGAAAGCTATCAAGACATCGTTAGCGAGGTGAGGGATTTTCTCATTCAACGTGCTCAAGCAGCCTTGGCTGCTGGAGTAGCGCCAGATAAGATTTGGCTAGACCCAGGCTTTGGTTTTTCAAAAAATGTCCAGCATAACCTTGACCTGCTGCAAGGCTTGGATCAGTTGACAAATTTGGGCTATCCAGTTCTCTTTGGAATTTCCCGTAAGCGAGTTGTCGATCACTTGCTTGGTGGCAATACACTTTCTACAGATCGAGACCAAGCCACAGCGGCCCTATCAGCCTGGGCAATCATGAAAGGTTGTAAAATGGTTCGTGTCCACAACGTGGAAGCCAATAACGACCTAGTAAAAGTTTGGGACCAACTGATTTCAGGAGGAGAGAATGGATAA
- the folB gene encoding dihydroneopterin aldolase → MDKISLNKCRFYGYHGALKEEQVLGQVFTIDCDLFVDLTAASQSDQLEDTVHYGLVFETIKDIVEGKPYVLIEKVAGVICQEIFARFPKVEKIRLAIYKENPPIAGHYDSVGIELERKRP, encoded by the coding sequence ATGGATAAAATTTCGCTCAACAAGTGTCGTTTTTATGGCTATCATGGAGCCCTTAAAGAAGAACAAGTTCTCGGTCAGGTTTTCACGATAGACTGTGACCTATTTGTTGATTTGACAGCAGCTTCCCAATCAGACCAGCTAGAAGATACAGTCCATTATGGCTTGGTGTTTGAGACCATAAAAGATATTGTAGAGGGCAAGCCCTATGTTCTCATCGAAAAAGTAGCAGGTGTGATTTGTCAGGAAATTTTTGCTCGCTTTCCAAAGGTGGAGAAAATTCGTCTGGCGATCTACAAGGAAAACCCTCCTATCGCAGGGCATTATGATTCAGTCGGTATCGAGTTGGAGCGCAAACGCCCATGA
- the folK gene encoding 2-amino-4-hydroxy-6-hydroxymethyldihydropteridine diphosphokinase has protein sequence MKHLAYLSIGGNMGDRLAYLQAALEKLDNHKDCQLGLVSSIYETPAWGKTDQADFLNLACQVYTDLSAQDFLAFCQKIEQDLHRVRLEKWGERTIDLDIIFWDQERIAEEHLVVPHPYAQERAFVLIPLAEIAATYCHPVFGKTVADLLAELGEQKDIRIFSKPPFE, from the coding sequence ATGAAACATCTAGCCTATCTCAGTATCGGAGGAAATATGGGAGACCGCCTAGCCTATCTACAGGCAGCCTTAGAAAAATTAGACAATCATAAGGACTGTCAGCTAGGACTCGTTTCCTCCATCTATGAAACCCCAGCTTGGGGAAAAACAGATCAAGCAGATTTTCTCAACCTCGCCTGTCAGGTTTATACAGACCTATCTGCCCAAGATTTTTTAGCTTTCTGTCAAAAAATTGAACAGGATTTACACCGAGTTCGACTTGAAAAATGGGGGGAACGAACCATTGACCTCGATATTATTTTTTGGGATCAAGAAAGGATTGCAGAGGAACATTTAGTTGTCCCTCACCCCTACGCTCAGGAGCGAGCCTTTGTTCTTATCCCTCTCGCAGAGATTGCAGCTACCTATTGCCATCCAGTATTTGGAAAGACGGTTGCAGATTTATTAGCAGAACTTGGAGAACAAAAAGACATTAGAATATTTAGTAAACCTCCCTTTGAATAA
- a CDS encoding GntP family permease, with amino-acid sequence MTLLALLGVLLAIVAIIYWTSKNLHVIIAAPLASCIIILTNQMNILEMMLGKEQSYMTGLASFLINNFAIFMLGSILARYMEASGATQTIADSILKMMGKDSPYKGLLAITLIASILTYGGVSIFVVIFTLLPLSRPLFRELNINWALFPLPVFLGAGTYTMTTLPGAPSIQNVIPTKALGTNLAAAPVISLAASLTLFVFGLLYMAYCLKKSLANGESYTEEEEEMTITTPAKAPNLFLSILPLISLIGTIFLLSKLPNVLAVGLLVSIMLAALIFRPYLLNQKEILNSGATASIIPAFATSSTVAFGTVLTLSTGFTIIQEWIQQIPGSPLLSLSISTALVSGIIGSSSGAVGIATNNFLPTYLEMGIHPELLHRVIVVASAILTVVPQSGVMITFHNLSKLSMKRGLKYSFILVTVGHLLALLVILLLASFIYKT; translated from the coding sequence ATGACACTTTTAGCACTTTTAGGAGTTTTATTGGCGATTGTTGCCATTATCTACTGGACATCAAAGAACTTGCATGTCATCATTGCAGCCCCCTTGGCTAGTTGCATCATCATCTTGACCAATCAGATGAATATTCTTGAGATGATGCTAGGAAAAGAGCAATCTTACATGACCGGTTTGGCTAGTTTCCTCATCAACAATTTTGCCATTTTCATGCTAGGCTCTATCCTCGCTCGTTATATGGAAGCAAGCGGAGCAACTCAGACCATTGCCGATAGCATTTTGAAAATGATGGGAAAAGACAGTCCTTACAAGGGCTTACTAGCCATCACTCTTATAGCCTCTATTTTGACCTATGGAGGCGTAAGTATTTTTGTAGTGATTTTTACCCTCCTTCCTCTATCGCGTCCTCTCTTTAGGGAGTTAAATATTAACTGGGCCCTCTTTCCACTCCCTGTCTTTCTGGGAGCAGGAACCTACACCATGACAACCTTACCGGGAGCACCATCTATCCAAAACGTTATTCCAACAAAAGCCCTAGGAACTAATTTGGCCGCAGCTCCAGTCATCAGCCTAGCTGCCAGTCTGACCTTGTTTGTTTTCGGCTTGCTTTATATGGCCTATTGTCTCAAAAAGAGTTTAGCAAATGGTGAAAGCTATACGGAAGAAGAGGAGGAGATGACAATAACCACGCCTGCTAAGGCACCAAATCTTTTCTTGTCTATTCTCCCTCTGATCAGCTTGATTGGAACCATCTTTCTTTTGAGCAAGTTACCTAATGTTTTAGCAGTCGGCTTACTAGTATCTATTATGCTAGCTGCTCTCATTTTCCGCCCTTATTTGCTGAATCAAAAAGAGATTTTAAACTCTGGCGCGACTGCCTCTATCATTCCTGCTTTTGCAACTTCCAGCACAGTAGCATTTGGTACCGTCTTGACATTATCAACTGGCTTTACCATTATCCAAGAGTGGATACAACAAATTCCAGGCTCCCCGCTTCTCAGTCTATCTATTTCAACAGCACTTGTTAGTGGGATTATCGGCTCTTCATCTGGTGCTGTAGGTATTGCAACCAATAATTTTCTTCCAACTTATCTGGAAATGGGGATTCATCCCGAATTGCTACACCGTGTCATCGTTGTTGCCTCAGCTATCTTGACAGTCGTACCACAGTCCGGTGTCATGATTACTTTCCACAATCTATCTAAGTTGAGCATGAAACGTGGTTTGAAGTATTCCTTTATCCTAGTGACAGTTGGGCATCTCCTAGCCTTACTAGTTATTCTGCTATTAGCATCTTTTATCTATAAAACTTAA
- the rpiA gene encoding ribose-5-phosphate isomerase RpiA yields MSNLKEQVGIKAAEFVADGMIVGLGTGSTAYYFVQEIGRRVQEEGLQITGVTTSHATAEHAASLGIPLKNIDEVEYVDLTVDGADEVDGSFNGIKGGGAALLMEKVVAVNSKDCIWIVDETKMVETLGAFKLPVEVVQYGSENLFRHFTAKGYRPSFRMHDGKKHVTDMQNFIIDLDLHRIEDTYALAEELDRTVGVVEHGLFIGLISKVIVGTPDGPQIIEKK; encoded by the coding sequence ATGTCGAACTTAAAAGAACAGGTCGGAATCAAGGCCGCTGAATTTGTAGCTGATGGTATGATTGTGGGGTTGGGAACCGGCTCGACGGCTTACTATTTTGTGCAGGAGATTGGCCGGCGGGTGCAGGAGGAGGGACTTCAAATTACAGGTGTAACGACGTCGCATGCCACTGCCGAACACGCAGCATCCCTTGGGATTCCCCTAAAAAATATCGACGAAGTTGAGTATGTAGACTTGACTGTGGATGGTGCAGACGAAGTTGACGGATCTTTTAATGGTATCAAGGGTGGCGGCGCAGCTCTCCTTATGGAGAAAGTCGTTGCAGTCAATAGCAAGGACTGTATCTGGATTGTTGATGAGACGAAGATGGTAGAAACTTTGGGAGCCTTCAAGTTACCAGTAGAAGTCGTTCAGTATGGTTCGGAGAATCTTTTCCGCCATTTTACCGCCAAAGGCTACCGACCAAGTTTCCGCATGCATGACGGTAAGAAACATGTGACAGATATGCAAAACTTCATCATCGACCTCGACTTACACCGAATTGAAGACACCTATGCTCTAGCAGAAGAATTAGACCGGACCGTAGGTGTCGTAGAGCATGGACTTTTCATTGGTCTTATCTCCAAAGTCATTGTAGGCACACCAGATGGACCACAAATTATCGAAAAAAAATAA
- a CDS encoding phosphopentomutase, with product MPKFKRVHLVVMDSVGIGAAPDADKFFNAGVADTESDTLGHISDKAGLEVPNMVKIGLGNIPRDTPLATVPMEENPTGYVTKLEEVSRGKDTMTGHWEIMGLNITEPFDTFWDGFPEEILTKIEEFSGRKIIREANKPYSGTAVIDDFGPRQMETGELIVYTSADPVLQIAAHEEVIPLDELYRICEYARSITLERPALLGRIIARPYVGEPGNFSRTANRHDYAVSPFEATVLNKLAEAGVSTYSVGKINDIFNGSGITNDMGHTKSNMHGVDVLIDTLKLPAFEEGFSFTNLVDFDAVYGHRRNIEGYRDCLQEFDARIPEIIDNMREDDLLLITADHGNDPSYAGTDHTREYVPLLAYSPSFTGSGVIPVGNFADISATVAENFGVETAMIGQSFLDKLV from the coding sequence ATGCCTAAATTTAAACGTGTTCACTTGGTTGTCATGGACTCTGTCGGCATCGGTGCAGCACCAGATGCAGACAAATTCTTCAACGCAGGTGTAGCAGATACCGAATCAGATACTCTCGGTCACATCTCTGACAAGGCTGGACTTGAAGTGCCAAATATGGTTAAGATTGGTCTTGGAAATATTCCACGTGATACCCCCCTTGCAACGGTACCGATGGAAGAGAACCCTACAGGTTATGTGACAAAACTAGAAGAGGTCTCGCGCGGTAAGGATACCATGACAGGACACTGGGAAATTATGGGTCTCAATATCACTGAGCCATTTGATACCTTCTGGGACGGCTTCCCAGAAGAGATTTTAACAAAAATAGAGGAATTCTCAGGACGTAAAATCATCCGCGAGGCCAATAAGCCGTACTCAGGGACTGCTGTTATTGATGACTTTGGTCCTCGCCAAATGGAAACAGGCGAGCTAATCGTTTATACATCCGCAGACCCTGTTCTTCAGATTGCAGCTCATGAGGAAGTTATTCCACTTGACGAGCTTTACCGCATCTGTGAATATGCCCGTTCGATTACCCTTGAACGTCCAGCTCTTCTCGGTCGTATCATTGCTCGTCCTTATGTCGGTGAGCCGGGCAATTTCTCACGGACTGCTAACCGTCATGACTATGCAGTATCACCATTTGAAGCGACAGTTCTCAACAAGCTGGCAGAAGCTGGTGTATCGACTTACTCTGTCGGTAAGATCAATGACATTTTCAACGGATCAGGCATTACAAATGACATGGGACATACCAAGTCAAATATGCATGGGGTGGATGTTTTGATAGATACGCTCAAGTTACCAGCATTTGAGGAAGGCTTCTCCTTCACAAACTTGGTTGACTTTGATGCTGTTTATGGCCACCGTCGCAATATCGAAGGGTACCGTGATTGCCTGCAAGAATTTGACGCACGTATCCCAGAAATCATCGACAACATGCGCGAAGATGACCTACTCCTGATTACGGCAGACCATGGGAATGATCCATCTTATGCAGGCACCGACCACACTCGTGAGTATGTGCCGCTCTTGGCTTACAGCCCAAGCTTTACAGGTAGCGGTGTTATCCCAGTCGGTAACTTTGCTGACATCTCGGCAACCGTTGCCGAAAACTTCGGTGTCGAAACTGCCATGATTGGACAAAGCTTCTTGGATAAATTGGTATAA
- a CDS encoding nucleotidyltransferase family protein: MLEQVERLIDELNKIDRQFFVDYFETGKVKKINLKHTFAKVPTEPILLYRFNLHESINDYLMKSDIKDISFYYRVKTAESILDKIERFKERSEGYPIHSILNDIFGARMILTSAQLEQVMESLDDWQEKFGLKNWYLRDKDEYTGIHIYFKNKSNFYYPWELQLWDEKDLDRNIASHRKYKRDFVK, encoded by the coding sequence ATGCTTGAACAGGTTGAACGCTTGATTGATGAACTCAACAAGATTGATAGGCAGTTTTTCGTAGATTACTTTGAAACTGGTAAAGTCAAAAAAATCAACCTCAAACATACCTTTGCCAAGGTGCCGACTGAGCCTATCCTGCTTTATCGCTTCAATCTGCACGAATCAATCAATGATTACCTGATGAAATCTGACATCAAGGACATCAGCTTTTACTATCGTGTAAAGACAGCGGAGTCCATTCTGGATAAAATCGAGCGTTTTAAAGAGCGGTCGGAAGGTTATCCGATCCATTCGATTTTGAATGACATCTTTGGTGCTCGGATGATTCTGACCTCCGCTCAGTTGGAGCAGGTCATGGAAAGTTTAGATGATTGGCAGGAAAAATTTGGTTTGAAAAACTGGTATCTGCGAGATAAGGATGAGTACACAGGCATTCATATCTATTTCAAAAATAAGAGCAATTTCTACTATCCTTGGGAATTGCAACTGTGGGACGAAAAGGACTTAGATCGCAATATCGCCAGTCATCGCAAGTATAAACGAGATTTCGTAAAATAA
- a CDS encoding purine-nucleoside phosphorylase, protein MSLIEKIYETKAFLEEKGLVKPEFGLILGSGLGELAQEVENAIVIDYADIPNWGKSTVVGHAGKLVYGDLAGRKVLALQGRFHFYEGNPMEVVTFPVRVMKALGCQGVIVTNAAGGIGYGPGTLMAITDHINLTGQNPLIGENLEEFGPRFPDMSNAYTKEYREKAHAVAEKLGIKLDNGVYLGVTGPTYETPAEILAFKTMGAHAVGMSTVPEVIVAAHSGLKVLGISAITNFAAGFQSELNHEEVVEVTEQIKGDFKGLVKAILAEL, encoded by the coding sequence ATGTCACTAATCGAAAAAATTTATGAAACAAAAGCTTTTTTGGAAGAAAAAGGCTTGGTAAAGCCAGAATTTGGCTTGATTTTAGGTTCAGGTCTAGGTGAGTTGGCTCAGGAGGTAGAAAATGCGATAGTCATTGATTACGCAGATATTCCAAACTGGGGCAAGTCAACCGTTGTAGGGCACGCTGGCAAGCTAGTGTACGGTGATTTGGCTGGCCGCAAAGTCTTAGCCCTGCAAGGTCGCTTCCATTTCTACGAAGGAAATCCGATGGAAGTTGTCACCTTCCCAGTGCGTGTCATGAAAGCTCTTGGCTGCCAAGGCGTGATTGTTACAAATGCGGCAGGTGGAATCGGCTATGGCCCAGGTACCCTGATGGCGATTACAGACCATATCAACCTAACAGGTCAAAATCCATTGATTGGTGAAAACTTGGAAGAATTTGGACCACGTTTCCCAGATATGTCCAATGCCTACACCAAAGAATACCGAGAAAAAGCACATGCAGTTGCTGAAAAGTTAGGTATCAAGCTAGATAACGGTGTTTACCTTGGCGTTACAGGACCAACCTATGAAACACCTGCTGAAATTTTAGCCTTTAAGACCATGGGTGCTCATGCAGTCGGAATGTCAACGGTACCAGAAGTTATCGTAGCTGCTCACTCAGGCTTGAAAGTCTTGGGAATCTCTGCAATCACCAACTTTGCGGCTGGATTCCAATCAGAACTCAACCACGAAGAAGTAGTAGAGGTCACAGAACAAATCAAGGGTGATTTCAAGGGCTTGGTTAAGGCCATCTTGGCTGAATTATAA
- the deoD gene encoding purine-nucleoside phosphorylase, producing the protein MSIHIAAKPGEIADKILLPGDPLRAKFIAENFLEDAVCFNEVRNMFGYTGTYKGHRVSVMGTGMGMPSISIYARELIVDYGVKKLIRVGTAGSINPDVHVRELVLAQAAATNSNIIRNDWPEFDFPQIADFELLDKAYHISKKLGMTTHVGNVLSSDVFYSNMADRNIALGKLGVHAIEMEAAALYYLAAQHDVQALAIMTISDSLVNPEEDTTAEERQNTFTDMMKVGLETLIAE; encoded by the coding sequence ATGTCAATCCATATTGCTGCTAAACCAGGTGAAATTGCTGATAAAATCTTGCTTCCAGGAGATCCGCTTCGTGCTAAGTTTATCGCTGAAAACTTCCTTGAAGATGCTGTTTGTTTCAATGAAGTCCGCAACATGTTCGGCTACACTGGTACTTATAAAGGCCACCGTGTTTCCGTCATGGGAACAGGGATGGGCATGCCATCAATCTCTATCTATGCGCGTGAGTTGATTGTAGATTATGGAGTGAAAAAGCTGATTCGTGTCGGAACAGCCGGCTCTATCAATCCAGATGTACATGTCCGTGAGCTGGTTCTTGCTCAAGCTGCGGCAACCAATTCCAATATTATCCGGAACGATTGGCCGGAATTTGACTTCCCACAAATTGCTGACTTTGAACTACTGGATAAGGCCTACCACATCTCGAAAAAACTAGGTATGACAACGCATGTCGGTAATGTTCTTTCTTCGGATGTTTTCTACTCAAATATGGCAGATCGCAATATTGCCCTTGGTAAATTGGGTGTCCATGCTATTGAGATGGAAGCAGCAGCCCTGTACTACTTGGCAGCCCAGCATGATGTGCAAGCTCTAGCTATCATGACAATTTCAGATAGCTTGGTGAATCCAGAAGAAGATACGACAGCCGAAGAGCGCCAAAATACTTTCACAGATATGATGAAGGTTGGTTTGGAAACACTGATTGCGGAGTAA